From the Triticum urartu cultivar G1812 chromosome 4, Tu2.1, whole genome shotgun sequence genome, the window tttttggatctcaatacaatgttctcccccgctcgtgtggagatctattcgatgtaatcttctttttgtggtgtgtttgttgagaccgatgaattgtgggtttatgatcaagtctatctatgaataatatttgaatcttctctgaattcttttatgtatgattggttatctttgcaagtctctttgaattatcagtttggtttggcctgctagattgatctttcttgcaatgggagaagtgcttagctttgggttcaatcttgcggtgtcctttcccggtgatagtaagggaagcaaggcacgtattgtattgttgccatcgaggataacaagatggggttttcttcatattgcatgagtctatccctctacatcatgtcatcttgcttaaggcgttactttgtttttaacttaatactctagatgcatgctggatagcggtcgatgagtggagtaatagtagtagatgcaggcaggagtcggtatacttgtctcggacgtgatgcctatatacatgatcatacctagatattctcataactatgcttaattctgtcaattgctcaacaataatttgttcacccaccgtagaatacttatgctctcgagagaagccactagtgaaacctatggcccccgggtctatctttatcatattgatctcctactacttagttatttcctttgctatttcctttgcctttattttacttcgcatgtttatcataaaaataccaaaaaatttatcttatcatatctatcagatctcactctcgtaagtggccttatagggattgacaacccctatttgcgttggttgcgaggatttatttgttttgtgcaggtacaagggactcgcgcgtagcctcctactggattgatacattggttctcaaaaactaagggaaatacttacgctactttgctgcattatcccttcctcttcggggaaaaccaacgcagtgctcaagaggtagcagtccgtttgtccgccacacatccctagcatagcgagcacgcaactttccccctctggttcatctATCTGAAAACACGAAACTCCatggatactttcccggatgtttcccctcTTCGCTGGTATCACCTCCTACCATGTTAGGGCACTCTTAGcatcgttacttgtcatgtcttgcatcgatatgcatctgtttgcattgtattcattgtttattccccctcttctcttcggtagactacgagactgacgccgctgctggtaCCCGATCGACTatgttgttgacgacccctccttgccagagcaactaggcaagccccctcttgatcaacccgatatcgcctattcttctctatactgcttgcattagagtagtgtagcatgttactgctttcctaTAATCCTACtatgatgcatagcctgtctttgctactacttttgttacctttacctgcaatcctaaatgcttagtataggatgctagtattccatcagtggccctacattcttatCCGTCTgtcatgctatactatcgggccgtgatcacttgggaggtgaccacgggtatatacttatatacataatatgtgatacatgtggtgactaaagtcgagtcggctcgtagagtacccgcaagtgattccgatatgggggctgaaggggcaggtgatTCCATCCaagtagtggtgggcctgggttcttgacggcccccaactgttactttgtggcggagcgacggggcaggttgagaccacctaggagagaggtgggcctggccctggtcagcgtctgcagttacttcaaaataacacgcttaacgagatcttggtacttgatctgagtctggccaatggcctatacgcactaacaaactacgtgggaacagttatgggcacttgtcgtcgtggtatcagccgaagccttcgtgatgttagcgactgagcggcatgcgctggattggactggaacgcctgctcttgtattaggaaGGCTAGCTCTgtttccggccgccctcgcaacatgcaggtgtgcaatgggcgatgggctcagacccctgcgccataggatttagaccggcgtgctgacctctctgttgtgcatAGGTGGGGCTGTGACCTGCTGATCTTTCGAGGCCgagcatgacccaggaaagtgtgttcggtccaaggggatcgagcgtgttggaaaatgtggtgcacccctgcagggaagtttatctattcgaatagtcgtgtccttcggtaaaaggacgacccggagttgtaccttgaccttatgacaactagaaccggatacttaataaaacacaccttttcaagtgccagatacaaatccggtgatcgctctctcacagggcgacgaggagaggatcgtcgggtaggattatgctatgcgacgatacttggttaacttaccatctactctcttctactgcttcaagatggggactgccagaagcgtagtcttcgataggactagctatccccatCTTATTCTCGCATTCTGctgttcagtccacagatactacccatttcattgataccaatacATATGTAgttagatccttgcttgcgagtactttggataagtactcacggttgctttgctactttttctttctcctttcccgtttattgcgatcatatgatggagtccagaagccagaggatcccgaggatgattccACATGGAGTTCGGCTTCGAGGGGTAGTTAGGAGGTctcaggcaggaggccttgccttttcgatcgttactacttttgtgctagccttcttaaaggcaaacttgtttaattTATGTCTGTATTTAGATATTTTGCTTACGCTGACTCTTGTGTCTTCGAGCATTTGTATTCGAGGCTTCGAGGCCCCTGACTTGTAATATAAAGTTTGTACtattttatttgtgtctagagttgtgttgtgatatcttcccgtgagtctttgatcttgatcgtacacatttgcgtctatgattagtgtacggtcaaatcagggACGTCACAAGTCGTCACACTTTATGAATGACAACGGTGAGCCGACGAGCCTTTGGGCCAGCATGGAGCCCCGGCCGACGATCGTTCGTGTATCTGTCGGCTAACCGTTGACGGTGTAGATCCAAGCGGCTAGAGGCGGACTCACTACTTGCATGCAGCCTTGCTGGTGCCTTTCGGCCCGGTGCCCGGCCAGTCCATTGCACGGCCTCTCGCAGCCGGGCGAGCTTAAGTCCGGCTGGCTTTACTCCAAACCCGACCGCCGCGTGCGCAAATCAGGTGACCATGGTTGGATAGCTTAGAACGTCGAGGGAACGAAGGTTGTGACAAGGGTTGGGGCAAGCGCGCAGCCGAGCTATAGAGTGGCAATGGACACGAGTGGCGGGATGGGAGAATAGAAAAAGAGATGTCTGCATCCTCGACGGGCGGGCCAAAAAGGACATGGACAGGTGCCATGTAGAGTCCGCGAACTTGAATCGGGAATGGATTGAAAGCGGATAGAAAACGGAAGCCTGCTTTGTTTGTTTACCCCAAACAAACGCAGGCGGACAAAGCCTGTTTTGTTTGTTTACCCCAAACAAACACATGCGGACATGATGAGGTGTGCATTGGAGTTAGCCTCATGTTGCATTGATTTTTTTTCCCTTTTCATAAAGCATTGAAAGGCAAATTGCATTACGGTGATCTTTCTTTTCATAAAGCATTGAGAGGCAAATTGCATTACAGtgatcttttttccttttcaTAAAGGATTGAGAGGCAAAGAGGTGATGCTATTGGAGTGTCTCGTTTCTTTCCGACAAAGAAGGCAAAATTATGCAACACTCGGTACACGCATAGCGAGAGTTTTGACTCAAACACTTGTGTGGCGGCGCCGGCAACGCACACTTTTTTTTAAGGCGGCAACGCACACTTGGTGTACCGTGTACTATTGAGCCGCTTCCTCGACGGGTACAGTTGATCGCATCCATCTTTTTCAGAGATGATATTCATTTTACCAGATCGATAACGTGAAAAAAACCTCAATACATTGATCGGCCTAGATACATAGTAAGTACATGAGAAAAACGTGATGTTAGGAAGTTATAGGAGCGACGTGTCCTCTGAGGGAATGGGGCGTGTTGGTTTCAGCCATGGCGCGTCGCGGCAGCACCAGGCTTGGCACCGCCGTCCCCATCACGGCGCTCCTTGAGGACCCGGAACACCCGGGAGCTCTCCTCGAAGATGCGCGCTCGGCGGCCGTAGTCCGTGGGGCTACGGCCCTCGTCTTCCCCGGCCATGGCCTCGTCCTCCCCTCGGACTCGCTCCTGAGGCACGGGCCCGTCCTCCTTGCGCGCCTCCACCGGTTCCGCCCGGCCACCGCACTGCGCGCCGAGTGCCGTGGTGGTGCATGTCGCGGCACGGCCCATCCCAAGCCTTTCCGCCGAAGCGAGCGAGCGCGGGACGGCACGCAACGATGGGCGCACAGGCACAGCCGTCGCCGTGGGGGTGGGGGAAACGGACTGCATGGTCGTGCAAAGTTGAGCCTTGCACGTTAGGTGGCTTGGCTAGCTTGGGGACCTATACGCGCTCTACGTGACGGCGGTTGGATAGGATCGGTACTGGTACTAGGTGTCTGTCGGTTTGGGCGTGGGAGTAGTTGGATTTTATACGAGGGCCTGAAGATTCCGGACGTCGCCCAGCTCGCGCGCGGCGTGGCAGGGTCGCGCCACGCGTGGAGCCACGTATCCCCCGGCTGCGCTGACGGAACAGTGTGGGCGAGCGTCGCGCTGTAGGTTTGGAGAGAGAGGGGCCAGCCGTAGGCAGGTTTGCCTTCCACAAGCAAGTACGATTCCAGCCGTCCTGGTCTGGTCTGGTGGCCTGCGGCCAAATTTAGTGTTTCCACCCGTTTGTGATAATTTAGCTGGATTTAATCCCTCTTTTAAAAAAAAACCAGGATCTCATCCTTTTCCTACTGCCGGGGTCGATGGCGGT encodes:
- the LOC125553795 gene encoding uncharacterized protein LOC125553795, coding for MQSVSPTPTATAVPVRPSLRAVPRSLASAERLGMGRAATCTTTALGAQCGGRAEPVEARKEDGPVPQERVRGEDEAMAGEDEGRSPTDYGRRARIFEESSRVFRVLKERRDGDGGAKPGAAATRHG